AAGGCTGTAAATAAGGATCTAATTTTTCTTTAAGATCCCCCGGCAAAAATCCAAGGCTCTCCCCTGCTTCTACAGCGGGTCTGGTAAGTATAATTCTTTTAACCTCTTTATCTCTTAAAGCCCTGGCTGCTAAAGCAACACTGGTATAGGTTTTCCCTGTTCCTGCAGGTCCTATAGCAAAAACCATATCCTTTTTCTCGGTTTCTTTAACCAGTTTTTTAAGATTAGTCGTTTTAGCTTTTATAATTTTACCATTGACTCCTTTTACAATAATATCCTGATCAAAAATCAGATGTTTTTCATTCTCATCCTTAATATTGAGAATACTCTCTACATCTTTCAGTTCAATAGAATTATTTTTTGAAATAAATTTTACAATATCATCAAGTTTTTGTTTAAATATATCCAGAGCTTCCTGATTTCCTTTAGCTAAAATAGAGTGATCTCTGCCTGTAATTTTTAGTGTCGGAAAGCTTGATTTTAATAAATTGAAATATTGGTTATTAACTCCATAGAAGATTTTCACATCGATATCTTCCAAATCATATGTTAATTCAAACATGTAAGCATTTTTTTATTAGAATCTAAATTTAAAGTTTTTTTTTCATACTTATATTAATTTTGTTATCCACAATTTTCATTTAAACACCTTTATAATACAATTAGCTAACTCTTAGTTATATAAAATATCAATTCTCTTAAAAGGTACCGCAATATAGATTATATAAACACTTGTAACAGGTATAATGTGGTACCTTTTTAATTCTTTTTCTTAGTATTAAAAGATATTATATTCAATGTAATAAAAGGAGGTTTAAACTCATGTAAGCTTCTTTTTTAATTATTTTTTATGAGTTATAAGCACGAAGTTTTCCTTTATTTTAAATAAATTTGCAGGACTAGTAT
The sequence above is drawn from the Chryseobacterium daecheongense genome and encodes:
- a CDS encoding PhoH family protein, with translation MFELTYDLEDIDVKIFYGVNNQYFNLLKSSFPTLKITGRDHSILAKGNQEALDIFKQKLDDIVKFISKNNSIELKDVESILNIKDENEKHLIFDQDIIVKGVNGKIIKAKTTNLKKLVKETEKKDMVFAIGPAGTGKTYTSVALAARALRDKEVKRIILTRPAVEAGESLGFLPGDLKEKLDPYLQPLYDALRDMIPHEKLEGFMEKKVIEVAPLAFMRGRTLDDAFVILDEAQNTTHAQMKMFLTRMGMNAKFIITGDPTQIDLPRNQQSGLKEAMRILHGVNEIGFVHLTEEDVVRHPVVRKIILAYNDEEKRLRNE